Proteins encoded by one window of Vigna radiata var. radiata cultivar VC1973A chromosome 5, Vradiata_ver6, whole genome shotgun sequence:
- the LOC106762819 gene encoding BRISC and BRCA1-A complex member 2, whose protein sequence is MAAAPENVPSFIAAQLSHLLAHFRLTLKVDQMWSADKYNSGPFDRFSLLIPYCLDFIRWDVIFDAESPNAAPDVIFGPEDDSFHPFHMLPSPESSNNCLSDWNYKDPSRLLTLIQFLRDQYVLYQRKRVEEVDDERLKFEISTILSREGIEMYMGSNAEKLEEVKFAVPLLDMNINNMVSCCPWRYSQKIYLQVVYPVGRKYTSVPSAPRLKLVSSPELKAVFSIDDVKLPSWVDGMCLAEYLPNLEEYLGKQVFEAVSLIEVRRQFIEALASPFGRPIEADPVFCRKATFLCASGVFTFLVHFMIPTQFPKQQPAVMLQSSQHFNSQMAPLKSRLISDYPWSPRWEPLQMAERICEFLADEALNFKRQCSEGQVQ, encoded by the exons ATGGCTGCAGCTCCCGAAAACGTCCCTTCCTTCATCGCCGCTCAGCTCAGCCACCTCCTCGCCCACTTCCGTCTCACCCTCAAG gTTGATCAAATGTGGTCCGCCGACAAATACAACTCCGGCCCCTTCGATCGCTTCTCCCTCCTTATTCCTTACTGCTTGGACTTCATCAGAT gGGATGTTATATTCGACGCCGAGTCTCCCAATGCTGCTCCCGATGTTATTTTTGGCCCCGAGGACGATAGTTTTCACCCCTTTCACATGCTCCCTTCCCCCGAATCAAGTAACAACTGTTTGTCAGATTGGAACTACAAAGACCCCTCGCGTCTCTTAACCCTCATTCAGTTCTTGAg GGATCAGTATGTGTTGTACCAGAGGAAGCGCGTTGAAGAGGTTGATGATGAACGCTTGAAATTCGAAATCAGCACTATCTTGTCCAGAGAg GGAATAGAAATGTATATGGGCTCTAATGCTGAGAAG TTAGAGGAGGTTAAATTTGCTGTGCCCTTACTGGACATGAACATAAACAATATGGTGTCTTGCTGTCCCTGGAGATATTCCCAGAAGATATACTTACAG GTTGTATATCCTGTTGGAAGAAAATATACGTCAGTACCTTCGGCTCCTCGTCTGAAGTTGGTATCTTCTCCTGAGCTGAAAGCCGTTTTTTCCATTGATGATGTCAAGCTACCTTCTTGGGTGGATGGGAT GTGTTTGGCAGAATATCTTCCAAATCTGGAAGAATATCTTGGGAAACAG GTCTTTGAGGCTGTTTCACTAATTGAAGTTAGAAGGCAGTTCATTGAAGCCTTAGCCAGTCCGTTTGGAAGGCCAATTGAAGCTGATCCT GTTTTTTGCAGGAAGGCAACTTTTCTTTGTGCATCTGGTGTTTTCACATTCCTG GTACACTTCATGATTCCAACTCAATTTCCAAAGCAACAGCCCGCTGTCATGCTTCAAAGTTCACAG CATTTTAATTCACAAATGGCACCTTTGAAGTCACGGCTTATCTCTGATTATCCATGGAGTCCGAGATGGGAACCATTACAGATGGCTGAGCGTATTTG TGAGTTTCTGGCAGACGAGGCCTTGAATTTCAAGAGGCAATGCAGTGAGGGTCAGGTTCAGTAG